The Methanoregula boonei 6A8 genome has a window encoding:
- a CDS encoding DUF1254 domain-containing protein translates to MRCEAITRKHVFIVICAALLVAAMVLVAAYQSAASQADYTRGYEIGLEAYTYGLPLIATNTTFETMTSINVSNGPYGPVNQFNNVRSLNNAGSTAVVAPGSTGLSSIAWLDLSKEPEVLHVPDVQGHFFVLAFIDPYTTNIQNFGSVANTPPGDYVIAGPGQYNLSIPAGTHRVDVDYNRIWIIGSTQLDGSYDIANVTRIQDGYTLTPLSLYGTNFRQSNLTDPNATPIIYQAPGGLAFYDMLGQQMALFPPPAADQPELARFAGVGIGPGMEPSHNTSLSRDTLRGLNDAVAAGPAQIKNDTMALYLQSFDQHNGYLLGGFGQYGTDYPLRAVISQIGLGAFTPDQAIYAISWADHNKNPLNGSNNYTLHLASAPPADEGWALTVYDLKGMMIPNALNRSALGSTSQLTQNTDGSVDFYLQPSPPSDPALAGNWLPTADGQGFEVMWRLIGPEQADIPGMLNGTGWQPPEIIPAS, encoded by the coding sequence ATGAGATGCGAAGCGATTACGCGGAAACATGTTTTCATCGTCATCTGTGCAGCGCTGCTGGTGGCGGCCATGGTGCTGGTTGCGGCTTACCAGTCGGCCGCATCACAGGCCGACTATACCAGGGGCTACGAGATTGGGCTTGAAGCCTACACCTACGGCCTGCCGCTCATTGCGACCAACACGACGTTTGAAACCATGACCAGCATCAATGTCTCGAACGGTCCGTATGGCCCGGTCAACCAGTTCAACAACGTACGTTCCCTGAATAACGCCGGGAGCACGGCGGTTGTGGCGCCGGGCTCGACCGGGCTCTCGTCCATCGCGTGGCTCGACCTGAGTAAAGAGCCGGAGGTCCTTCATGTGCCGGACGTACAGGGCCACTTCTTCGTTCTTGCCTTTATCGATCCCTACACCACCAACATCCAGAACTTCGGCAGCGTTGCCAATACCCCGCCGGGAGATTACGTAATTGCCGGCCCCGGCCAGTATAACCTGTCTATCCCGGCGGGGACACACCGCGTCGATGTGGACTACAACCGCATCTGGATTATCGGGTCAACCCAGCTGGACGGGAGTTACGATATCGCAAACGTTACCCGCATCCAGGATGGCTATACCCTGACGCCGCTGAGCCTGTACGGGACAAACTTCCGGCAATCGAACCTGACCGATCCCAATGCAACCCCCATCATTTACCAGGCGCCCGGAGGGCTTGCTTTCTATGATATGCTCGGGCAGCAGATGGCGCTCTTTCCCCCGCCGGCTGCCGACCAGCCCGAGCTTGCCCGGTTCGCCGGGGTCGGGATCGGGCCCGGGATGGAACCTTCGCACAATACGAGCCTGAGCAGGGATACCCTCAGGGGGCTAAATGATGCAGTGGCTGCCGGTCCCGCACAGATCAAAAACGATACCATGGCCCTGTATCTCCAAAGTTTCGATCAGCACAACGGCTATCTCCTGGGAGGCTTCGGACAGTACGGGACAGATTACCCGCTGCGTGCGGTCATAAGCCAGATTGGCCTTGGGGCATTTACTCCCGATCAGGCGATCTATGCCATAAGCTGGGCAGATCACAACAAAAATCCGCTCAACGGATCGAACAACTACACCCTGCACCTCGCGTCTGCTCCCCCGGCAGACGAGGGCTGGGCGCTGACCGTTTACGACCTCAAAGGGATGATGATCCCCAATGCCCTCAACCGGTCTGCGCTTGGCAGCACATCGCAGCTCACGCAGAACACTGACGGCTCGGTGGATTTCTACCTGCAGCCTTCGCCGCCTTCAGACCCGGCCCTGGCAGGCAACTGGCTGCCGACCGCGGACGGGCAGGGATTCGAGGTGATGTGGCGGCTCATCGGTCCCGAACAGGCCGACATCCCGGGCATGCTCAATGGCACGGGCTGGCAGCCGCCGGAAATCATCCCGGCGTCGTGA
- a CDS encoding PEGA domain-containing protein, producing MPSLSESVRSVFIAALLLCILIIGIPPVAAAADGGVQFYVLPSTVTATTCVDQHCQVTTSSSDGGAATFNGLDSNTWHTVTVKAAGYQDYSQTFYLSSDTTQVIDVTLQPVPTPTPVPTGNLEITVSPKGGTACIDGTQCQNLPLDLSADGIFEFYSLAGNSYHTLTITQSGYQPYTDSIYVNAGMVNGESVTLVPQSAAASPVAQITAASAPSAGTPVPAATPANAAPQTTKAGLPAALSLGAIGICVAIFLARKN from the coding sequence ATGCCAAGCCTTTCCGAATCAGTTCGATCTGTTTTCATCGCGGCCCTGCTCTTGTGTATTCTCATTATCGGGATACCTCCGGTAGCAGCTGCGGCTGACGGTGGTGTTCAGTTTTATGTACTACCTTCGACGGTTACTGCCACTACCTGTGTTGACCAGCATTGCCAGGTTACTACCTCATCTTCTGATGGAGGAGCCGCCACGTTTAACGGGCTTGACAGCAACACCTGGCACACCGTGACGGTAAAAGCTGCCGGCTACCAGGATTATTCCCAGACGTTCTACCTTTCTTCGGATACTACCCAGGTCATCGATGTCACCCTCCAGCCCGTTCCGACGCCGACCCCGGTCCCCACCGGCAACCTTGAAATAACGGTATCCCCGAAGGGAGGGACCGCATGTATCGACGGGACCCAGTGCCAGAATCTCCCGCTCGATCTCAGTGCAGACGGCATATTCGAATTTTACTCGCTTGCCGGCAACAGTTACCACACGCTCACGATCACCCAGAGCGGATACCAGCCATACACCGACTCCATCTATGTAAATGCGGGTATGGTTAACGGTGAGTCGGTCACACTCGTTCCGCAGTCCGCCGCAGCCTCACCTGTCGCGCAGATCACAGCCGCTTCAGCTCCCAGTGCAGGAACACCGGTACCTGCCGCTACCCCGGCAAATGCCGCTCCGCAGACCACAAAAGCCGGTCTTCCCGCGGCGCTCTCCCTTGGAGCCATCGGGATCTGCGTTGCCATTTTCCTCGCAAGAAAGAATTAA
- a CDS encoding GtrA family protein, which yields MTHGTGAGCRTMALEARGQTHSRIIPFFLVGALSSLVDIGLMYTCTTFFEVWYLYAAAFSYCCGIVVNYLANKYLTFHDTSTKTAVQFATFTAVSISCLIVNLGIVWLGVTFFALTPLLAKIIATCLAFLWSYHGQSRFTFRNAA from the coding sequence ATGACACACGGAACAGGAGCGGGATGCAGGACTATGGCGCTTGAGGCCCGGGGACAGACCCATTCACGGATCATCCCCTTTTTCCTTGTCGGGGCACTTTCGTCCCTTGTGGATATCGGGCTGATGTATACCTGCACTACGTTTTTTGAGGTCTGGTACCTGTATGCGGCTGCATTCTCGTACTGCTGCGGGATCGTGGTCAATTACCTGGCAAACAAGTACCTCACCTTCCATGACACGAGCACGAAGACCGCCGTGCAGTTTGCCACCTTTACCGCGGTCTCGATCTCCTGCCTGATAGTCAACCTCGGGATCGTGTGGCTTGGGGTCACGTTCTTTGCCCTCACCCCGCTTCTGGCAAAGATCATCGCCACCTGCCTTGCGTTCCTGTGGAGCTACCACGGGCAGAGCAGGTTCACATTCCGGAACGCTGCCTGA
- a CDS encoding ArnT family glycosyltransferase encodes MNFPEFFYRYRAECLLSGILILAAFLNLWNIWNQGISNTYYAAAVKTMLVNPAAGFFNSFDPAGFITVDKPPVGLWVQAAFAVVLGFSGWVLVLPQALAGIGSVALLYIIVSRPFGKPAGLVAAFALALTPIFVAIARNGTMDTQLIFVLLLAVWAVLKATRERSPVWLLISVILVGIGFNIKMIQAFIVVPAILAVYFLGTTDFSWKKRFLHVGLAVIVLLTVSLSWAVAVDSVPASERPYIGGSGDNTVLGLIVDYNGLHRLGIDDTSGGPGGSANGQAGSGPGSGVMPGTGASGSSFAGPGGNEDLSGTPPGSLSDSQGEGPGGMTPPGLGSGQGYSGSQQQGASGISGGVPDSMGGGGGMNSGGTPSIFRVFREGLAGDISWLLLFALMGVFAWVRRPATLTLQGLQDAGSTGEKGLTLIAMLLWLIPGLLYFSFTSGFWHDYYIATLAPPIAGLVGIGAIGLYQKYVSGGLAGWLLPGAVLITGLVQVLFLTYNADFAGPLIPIILVGTLAGAGLLAWLQLKKTDGLVRHRMHIVAIALGILFIAPLVWSCTPIMTGNGGTIPTAGPQGSGGGMGAVGSGITGGMPGGSALTGAEEARAAGMDSARGFARNQTSDSNGITGGPQGIQGVQGGSQGMGPGMDGADTGTSKLAEFLISHSTNETWILAVPSAQDGANLIITTGKPVMCLGGFTGSDQTLSITTLQEYIHEDKVRYFETGGMGGGQGGSGNSEIFSWVSAHCTAVPASEWGGSTAGAANQTGTNAGNAEAGSGTLYDCLGAA; translated from the coding sequence ATGAATTTTCCGGAATTTTTCTACCGGTACCGGGCTGAGTGCCTGCTCTCTGGGATCCTCATTCTTGCGGCGTTCTTAAATCTCTGGAACATCTGGAACCAGGGGATCTCGAATACCTACTACGCGGCAGCCGTAAAGACCATGCTCGTGAACCCGGCGGCGGGTTTCTTCAACTCCTTTGACCCGGCCGGGTTCATTACCGTAGACAAGCCCCCGGTCGGGCTCTGGGTCCAGGCGGCCTTTGCTGTGGTGCTCGGGTTCTCCGGCTGGGTTTTGGTCCTCCCCCAGGCGCTTGCCGGGATCGGGTCGGTGGCACTTCTCTATATCATCGTCTCCCGCCCGTTTGGGAAACCGGCAGGGCTCGTTGCAGCCTTTGCCCTTGCGCTCACCCCGATCTTTGTGGCGATCGCCCGGAACGGGACCATGGATACCCAGCTGATCTTTGTTCTCCTCCTTGCCGTCTGGGCCGTGCTTAAGGCAACAAGGGAGCGGTCCCCGGTCTGGCTCCTTATCTCGGTTATCCTTGTCGGGATTGGCTTTAACATCAAGATGATCCAGGCATTCATCGTGGTCCCGGCCATTCTTGCGGTTTATTTCCTTGGTACCACCGATTTTTCCTGGAAAAAACGATTCCTCCACGTGGGGCTTGCGGTTATCGTCCTTCTTACCGTCTCCCTTTCCTGGGCCGTCGCCGTTGACTCGGTTCCGGCAAGCGAACGCCCGTACATCGGCGGGAGCGGGGACAACACCGTCCTTGGCCTGATCGTCGATTATAACGGCCTCCACCGCCTCGGGATCGATGATACCAGCGGGGGCCCGGGGGGATCTGCAAACGGTCAGGCAGGATCCGGGCCGGGAAGCGGCGTAATGCCCGGTACAGGTGCAAGCGGATCCTCGTTTGCAGGACCGGGCGGCAACGAAGATTTGTCCGGCACGCCGCCGGGCAGCCTGTCAGATAGTCAGGGCGAAGGCCCCGGCGGGATGACACCACCCGGCTTGGGATCAGGGCAGGGATATTCCGGTTCGCAGCAGCAGGGAGCATCCGGGATTTCCGGCGGAGTCCCGGACAGTATGGGCGGTGGCGGCGGGATGAACAGCGGAGGGACCCCGAGTATCTTCAGGGTCTTCCGCGAGGGCCTTGCCGGGGATATCTCCTGGCTGCTACTCTTCGCTCTGATGGGGGTGTTCGCCTGGGTCCGCAGGCCTGCGACCCTCACCCTTCAGGGACTACAGGATGCAGGGTCCACCGGAGAGAAAGGTCTTACCCTCATTGCGATGCTGCTCTGGCTGATCCCCGGCCTGCTGTACTTCAGTTTCACCAGCGGGTTCTGGCACGATTATTACATAGCCACCCTGGCCCCGCCGATTGCAGGACTGGTGGGGATCGGGGCGATCGGGCTGTACCAGAAATACGTGAGCGGTGGCCTTGCCGGCTGGCTCCTTCCTGGTGCAGTGCTCATCACCGGCCTTGTCCAGGTCCTGTTCCTTACCTATAACGCGGACTTTGCCGGGCCACTCATCCCGATCATCCTTGTAGGAACACTCGCGGGAGCCGGGCTGCTTGCATGGCTGCAGCTCAAAAAGACGGACGGATTGGTACGCCACAGGATGCATATCGTCGCAATCGCGCTCGGCATCCTCTTTATCGCTCCGCTGGTCTGGTCCTGCACGCCGATTATGACCGGGAACGGTGGCACTATCCCGACCGCAGGCCCGCAGGGTTCCGGTGGCGGCATGGGGGCCGTGGGTAGCGGGATCACCGGCGGCATGCCCGGTGGATCCGCACTCACAGGAGCGGAGGAGGCCCGGGCAGCGGGCATGGACAGTGCACGCGGCTTTGCGCGCAACCAGACCAGTGACAGCAATGGCATAACTGGCGGGCCGCAGGGTATACAGGGCGTTCAGGGAGGTTCACAGGGTATGGGACCGGGCATGGATGGGGCGGATACCGGGACAAGCAAACTCGCGGAATTCCTGATCTCCCATTCCACAAACGAAACCTGGATCCTCGCGGTACCAAGCGCACAGGACGGGGCAAACCTGATTATTACAACGGGTAAGCCGGTCATGTGCCTGGGCGGATTTACCGGGAGCGACCAGACACTTTCCATCACCACCCTCCAGGAGTACATCCACGAGGATAAGGTCCGGTACTTTGAGACCGGTGGCATGGGCGGGGGACAGGGAGGCAGCGGGAACAGCGAGATCTTCTCCTGGGTAAGCGCCCACTGCACGGCAGTCCCCGCATCGGAATGGGGAGGATCGACGGCTGGCGCGGCAAACCAGACCGGCACAAATGCCGGAAACGCGGAAGCAGGGTCCGGCACCCTCTACGACTGCCTCGGGGCTGCCTGA
- a CDS encoding FHA domain-containing protein — MAADKKTVSISSDPEFLEELSEYLEVLSNPVRLKILKVIEREPKEITEIASKINTSYANTKKHIDQLVHIGLVQKEAGFGRETVKGIHPVWKFSLAKGSLEMLIKNLGVFSRVNIPMGYGEIQKKMEAVRAAVLEESGTTGPALHLMSGSKAGQTFLLKKDHVAVGRADPDNPGRAGETDIVLPDEYGMVTRITKPHAILSRSADGWQIEDRGSSGGTYVNSEVSSPQHRTLLRDGDVIDCALGESAARFLFIAEK; from the coding sequence ATGGCAGCAGACAAAAAAACGGTCAGCATCTCGTCGGATCCGGAATTCCTGGAGGAGTTGTCCGAGTACCTCGAAGTCCTCTCCAATCCCGTACGGCTCAAGATACTCAAGGTGATAGAACGGGAGCCAAAGGAGATCACCGAGATAGCCTCAAAGATCAACACCAGCTACGCCAACACGAAAAAGCATATCGACCAGCTGGTCCATATCGGCCTTGTCCAGAAAGAGGCCGGCTTTGGGCGTGAGACGGTAAAAGGGATCCACCCGGTCTGGAAGTTCTCGCTTGCAAAGGGCAGCCTTGAGATGCTCATCAAAAACCTCGGGGTTTTTTCCCGGGTAAATATCCCTATGGGGTATGGCGAGATCCAGAAGAAAATGGAAGCGGTGCGGGCCGCAGTTCTCGAGGAGTCCGGTACCACCGGCCCGGCCCTCCACCTCATGAGCGGGAGTAAGGCAGGCCAGACGTTTCTCTTAAAAAAAGACCATGTGGCTGTGGGCCGGGCCGATCCCGATAACCCCGGCAGGGCTGGCGAAACGGATATTGTCCTTCCCGATGAGTATGGAATGGTCACACGCATAACAAAACCGCACGCGATCCTCTCCCGGTCGGCGGACGGCTGGCAGATCGAGGATCGCGGGAGTTCAGGAGGGACCTATGTGAATTCGGAGGTCTCCTCCCCCCAGCACCGGACCCTGCTCCGTGACGGGGATGTCATTGACTGTGCACTCGGGGAGAGCGCAGCCCGGTTCCTGTTTATCGCAGAGAAATAA
- a CDS encoding protein kinase domain-containing protein, translated as MTTFFYRVLFVLLLFALLVSWPVAAKVVTYNGTGAPGEIQGIIENASNGDSIFLYGGTYAGNLVIDRSIVFGAIDSADPPRIVTSGAGAGLTLSADDITINGISVLGNASTGILVASNDNRITGSTISGHSTGIAFTSGSHNVLSGNTIVGNGVGISLDRSSDSNLVYFNDFNNTLDAVSQSMDNIWFSAGQEYQYQGKNLTGPLGNHWPGAGSADNNGDGVGDSSFSLVPGGQAYPGAVTITDSAPLVASLSAYTITKAVPFVDISGAGLRQQSGFPASQQSGGIQPGTTSGGAIQPVPTSGGAGQSLSGGLPSGSLPSDLNQQIQPPNPVVGFLINFWYLIPVALVISVAAGIWFERSRRKKPDHPEPARDTRNATVVQKNEGYASPAQPGHEYAIRLPAALERKYPGAEYLAEGGVSRVFKARDEKNGRDIAVKVPIRFDEVTGTQFTKELSIWEGLHHENIVELYAANIFPLPFIEMEYVHRSLAEVPFPIDETRAVGILMGVAEGLRYAHGQGIVHRDIKPGNILLTPDGIPKITDWGLSKAQGTKQSGIIGFSLEYAAPEQLAPNLFGEPGPWTDIYQLGVLFYEMLAGHVPFSGAGVGEITHAILHDAPAPVVTGDKNEEIINTIIARCLRKRPEDRYASVADLITDLRTLGSSG; from the coding sequence ATGACCACCTTTTTTTACCGGGTACTTTTTGTACTGCTCCTTTTTGCCCTCCTTGTTTCCTGGCCGGTAGCGGCAAAGGTTGTCACCTATAACGGGACCGGTGCCCCTGGTGAGATCCAGGGAATAATCGAGAATGCCAGCAACGGGGACAGCATCTTTCTTTACGGGGGCACGTACGCAGGCAACCTTGTCATCGATCGCTCTATTGTCTTTGGTGCGATTGATTCGGCAGACCCGCCGCGTATTGTCACGAGCGGTGCCGGCGCCGGCCTCACGCTCTCTGCCGATGATATCACGATCAACGGCATCTCTGTGCTGGGGAACGCATCCACGGGAATTCTCGTGGCGTCCAACGACAACCGGATTACCGGGAGCACGATCTCGGGGCACTCCACCGGGATCGCATTTACCTCGGGCTCCCATAATGTCCTTTCCGGGAACACCATTGTCGGGAACGGTGTAGGCATCAGTCTTGACCGCAGTTCGGATTCCAACCTTGTCTATTTTAACGACTTTAACAACACGCTCGATGCCGTCAGCCAGTCCATGGACAATATCTGGTTCTCGGCAGGCCAGGAGTACCAGTACCAGGGAAAGAATCTGACCGGTCCCCTTGGGAACCACTGGCCGGGAGCCGGTTCCGCTGACAACAACGGTGACGGCGTAGGAGACTCTTCGTTCTCCCTTGTGCCGGGGGGTCAGGCATATCCCGGTGCGGTGACGATCACCGATTCAGCACCTCTTGTGGCATCCCTTTCGGCCTACACGATCACAAAAGCGGTGCCGTTTGTCGATATTTCGGGTGCCGGCCTCAGGCAGCAGTCAGGATTCCCTGCATCCCAGCAGTCGGGAGGTATCCAGCCCGGAACCACATCCGGTGGGGCTATCCAGCCTGTACCCACATCAGGCGGAGCAGGGCAGTCACTTTCAGGAGGTCTCCCCTCCGGCAGCCTGCCATCAGATCTTAACCAACAGATCCAGCCTCCCAACCCCGTGGTGGGCTTTCTCATTAACTTCTGGTACCTGATCCCGGTGGCCCTGGTCATCTCTGTTGCTGCCGGCATCTGGTTTGAGCGTTCCCGCAGGAAAAAGCCGGATCACCCGGAACCGGCCCGGGACACCCGGAATGCGACCGTTGTGCAGAAAAATGAGGGATATGCCTCCCCGGCGCAGCCCGGGCACGAGTACGCGATCCGCCTGCCTGCGGCTCTCGAGAGGAAGTATCCCGGTGCGGAGTACCTTGCCGAGGGTGGGGTTTCCCGGGTTTTCAAGGCCCGCGACGAGAAGAACGGGAGGGATATTGCAGTCAAGGTCCCGATCCGGTTCGATGAGGTAACCGGGACCCAGTTTACTAAGGAACTCTCCATCTGGGAGGGGCTCCACCACGAAAATATCGTCGAGCTCTACGCGGCAAATATCTTCCCCCTGCCGTTTATCGAGATGGAATACGTCCACCGGTCGCTTGCGGAGGTACCATTCCCTATCGATGAGACCCGGGCAGTGGGAATCCTTATGGGAGTTGCCGAAGGTCTCCGGTACGCCCATGGGCAGGGTATCGTCCACCGGGACATCAAGCCGGGAAATATCCTCCTGACCCCTGACGGCATCCCGAAGATTACCGACTGGGGTCTTTCCAAGGCCCAGGGGACAAAACAGTCAGGTATCATTGGATTTTCCCTGGAATATGCGGCACCGGAACAACTGGCCCCCAACCTGTTCGGGGAGCCGGGCCCCTGGACCGACATCTACCAGCTGGGCGTCCTCTTCTACGAGATGCTTGCGGGACATGTGCCCTTCTCCGGCGCCGGTGTGGGCGAGATCACGCACGCGATCCTGCATGATGCACCGGCACCGGTTGTGACCGGGGATAAAAATGAGGAGATCATTAACACCATTATTGCCCGGTGTCTCCGCAAGCGTCCGGAGGACCGGTATGCCTCGGTAGCGGATCTCATAACCGATCTCCGTACTCTTGGCAGTTCCGGGTAA
- a CDS encoding PKD domain-containing protein yields MKSSSLAAGLFILLAAMAFVLPASAASTPVAAFVSNATSGTAPFGVLFIDESTNTPTSWLWSFGDGSTSVVQTPTHTYTSAGTYTVTLTATNAAGSNTVTKSDYITVSKTGSAPGAAFVANVTSGTVPLSVQFVDSSSNSPTSWAWSFGDGGTSAAQNPSHTYTSVGTYTVTLTATNAAGSNTLSESGEITVTKVASVPSASFTAVETSGTVPFSVQFVDTSSNSPTSWAWSFGDGSSSAEESPTHTYTSIGTYTVTLTATNTAGSNTVTETDYITVTAAVPVASFSANVTSGANPLTVNFTDTSSDSPTSWYWTFGDGYTSSSQNATHTYTSIGSYTVTLTASNSEGSNETSESDYITVTSSVISPDVSFTADVSEGSSPLTVQFTDTSSDSPSSWLWSFGDGSSSTLENPSHTYAEEGSYTVRLTAANSAGSNTVTKSGYITVTGAEVTTPPVSAQAATPAPVATVQTARAAVTPAAEATSTPSSSGSSGILPVAGVLLLIAIGVAAWFFLKRPPRGPHHHSGRQL; encoded by the coding sequence ATGAAATCGTCTTCCCTTGCAGCGGGTCTTTTCATCCTCCTGGCCGCCATGGCGTTTGTCCTGCCGGCATCAGCGGCATCCACGCCGGTAGCCGCCTTTGTATCGAATGCAACCTCCGGGACTGCCCCGTTTGGAGTCCTTTTTATCGATGAATCCACCAATACGCCGACATCATGGCTGTGGTCGTTTGGCGACGGGAGTACCTCGGTTGTCCAGACCCCCACACATACGTATACGAGTGCAGGCACCTATACCGTGACCCTCACTGCAACCAATGCAGCGGGTAGCAACACCGTTACAAAAAGCGATTATATCACGGTCAGCAAAACGGGGTCTGCCCCCGGTGCAGCATTTGTTGCAAATGTCACAAGCGGGACTGTGCCGCTCTCGGTCCAGTTCGTGGACTCTTCCTCAAACTCCCCGACTTCCTGGGCCTGGTCCTTTGGTGACGGTGGCACCTCGGCGGCACAGAACCCGTCACATACCTATACGAGTGTAGGTACCTACACCGTAACCCTTACCGCAACCAATGCCGCAGGCAGCAACACCCTCTCAGAATCCGGCGAGATCACGGTGACAAAGGTGGCCTCGGTGCCCTCTGCCTCGTTTACCGCTGTGGAGACGTCGGGAACCGTGCCATTTTCCGTCCAGTTCGTGGACACGTCATCCAATTCCCCGACTTCCTGGGCCTGGTCCTTTGGCGACGGGAGTTCATCCGCCGAAGAGAGTCCCACCCATACCTATACGAGTATCGGCACGTACACGGTGACACTCACCGCAACCAATACTGCCGGCAGCAACACGGTCACCGAGACTGATTATATTACCGTGACTGCCGCGGTTCCTGTCGCTTCATTCTCAGCAAATGTCACAAGCGGGGCAAATCCCCTGACCGTTAATTTCACCGATACCTCGTCTGATTCCCCCACTTCCTGGTACTGGACGTTTGGGGACGGGTACACGTCGTCTTCCCAGAATGCAACCCACACGTACACCAGTATCGGGAGTTATACGGTAACGCTGACCGCCTCAAACTCTGAGGGAAGTAATGAGACAAGCGAATCTGATTATATCACCGTGACCTCATCAGTGATCTCACCTGACGTCTCATTTACCGCAGATGTCAGCGAGGGTAGCTCTCCCCTGACCGTCCAGTTCACCGATACCTCGTCTGATTCCCCCTCTTCCTGGCTCTGGTCCTTTGGCGACGGGAGCTCATCGACTCTCGAAAACCCGTCCCATACCTATGCGGAGGAAGGAAGTTATACGGTCAGACTCACGGCAGCTAACAGTGCGGGCAGCAACACGGTCACAAAAAGCGGGTATATTACCGTGACAGGAGCAGAGGTCACGACACCCCCGGTGTCCGCTCAGGCTGCTACCCCGGCACCGGTGGCCACGGTCCAGACTGCACGGGCCGCGGTCACCCCCGCAGCTGAAGCGACCAGCACACCATCCTCCTCCGGGTCCTCCGGCATTCTTCCCGTTGCCGGGGTCCTGCTCCTTATCGCAATCGGTGTGGCTGCATGGTTCTTCCTGAAAAGGCCCCCGCGCGGCCCCCATCACCACAGCGGACGGCAGCTCTGA
- a CDS encoding ABC transporter permease: MIKGDIFFNLAVRSVRLNFLRSMLAAIGIVIGVVAISSMGMLGTNMQLEVKEQLSATANTIVISSDTVRMGPPGFTPSSSSSSGITKTELTKITSVVGSNGTVIPIYSTSGEFTINSVAGRGSIYGIDPGDIGKFLSINQSYGNGTTEIGTGEVLVGSELAEEFNLKVGTRIRIGSFSSSSRPELRIAGVLQPRGTVADGVSTDNAVVVNSNWYTNQYGGKNEWTQVNVIVKDVDNISDIESAIDDKVNTNAKSPSVRITDASSQLATETSTLSTVTTFIMAIGGISLLVAAVSIFNVMMMSVSERIQEIGILLSIGTEKGEVRRMFMYESFILGLLGAGIGGASSLIIGYSVVDAMIGTTAYFFQPASILYVPAAMLIGVVVCVISGVYPAWMASNMDPIDALRSE; the protein is encoded by the coding sequence ATGATAAAAGGGGATATCTTCTTTAACCTCGCTGTCCGGAGTGTGCGCCTGAACTTCCTGCGCTCGATGCTTGCCGCGATCGGCATCGTGATCGGTGTGGTTGCGATCTCATCGATGGGAATGCTTGGCACCAACATGCAGCTGGAAGTCAAAGAACAGCTTTCGGCAACCGCAAACACCATTGTCATATCCTCGGATACCGTCAGGATGGGGCCGCCGGGATTCACTCCTTCGTCGTCGTCATCTTCCGGCATAACCAAGACCGAGCTGACGAAGATCACTTCGGTCGTGGGATCGAACGGAACCGTGATCCCCATCTATTCCACAAGCGGTGAATTCACGATAAATTCCGTTGCCGGCAGGGGATCGATCTATGGTATCGATCCTGGGGATATAGGAAAGTTCCTTTCCATAAACCAGTCCTATGGCAACGGAACAACGGAGATTGGGACAGGAGAGGTTCTCGTCGGGTCAGAACTTGCAGAAGAGTTCAACCTCAAGGTGGGCACCCGGATCAGGATCGGATCGTTCTCGTCCTCATCCCGGCCGGAACTCCGCATAGCCGGAGTCCTCCAGCCCCGGGGAACCGTTGCTGACGGGGTCTCAACGGACAATGCGGTTGTGGTGAACAGCAACTGGTATACCAACCAGTACGGCGGGAAGAACGAGTGGACCCAGGTAAACGTGATTGTCAAGGATGTGGACAACATCAGTGACATTGAAAGTGCCATAGATGACAAGGTCAACACCAATGCAAAGTCCCCCTCGGTGAGGATCACGGATGCGTCATCGCAGCTTGCAACCGAGACATCCACCTTAAGTACGGTGACCACGTTTATCATGGCCATCGGGGGGATATCACTCCTCGTTGCGGCCGTAAGTATCTTCAACGTGATGATGATGTCAGTCTCCGAACGGATCCAGGAAATTGGTATCCTGCTCTCCATAGGTACGGAAAAAGGCGAGGTGCGCCGGATGTTCATGTATGAGTCCTTCATCCTGGGGCTTCTCGGTGCCGGGATCGGGGGTGCAAGCAGCCTGATCATCGGGTACTCCGTGGTGGACGCGATGATAGGTACTACGGCGTACTTCTTCCAGCCGGCAAGTATCCTGTATGTCCCGGCAGCCATGCTCATCGGTGTGGTGGTCTGTGTGATCTCCGGTGTGTACCCGGCCTGGATGGCCTCGAACATGGACCCGATCGATGCCCTCAGGAGCGAGTGA